The genomic interval ACAGCTGCCTCTATTTTATTTAATGTTTCCTCTAAATTATTCTTTATCTCACTGCTGGTAAACCGAAGACCAATTACTCCTATAGAATCCAGGTATTCTTCCCTTGTTTTTTCATATTTTTTAGTATGATTACTATCATCTATCTCTATCCCAAATTCTATCTCTGGAGAATAAAAATTAAATATATATTTTCCGATTTCAGTTTCTTTTTTAAATTTTACATTATAAAGTTTTCTATCTTTAATAAAATTCCATATCATCTTCTCTTCCTCAGTAAAATTTTTCTTTGTCTTAGTTTTTGTTAATTTAGCTTTTTTCAAATTAATGATTTCCATATAACCACTCCTCTTTAGTATTTTCACATTCCTATTTCTTCCACACTATCGGCGAAACCTACAACAAGGGAGGAGCTGACCATCACTACTTTCTATACTTTACAGCCAGTCCCTTTAAGAAGGTTCTCAAAAATTTGTCCAGACATTCCTTATAGTTTTTCTGTCCTTTTTTCCTGAATAATGCAGTTACATCTGAGTTTGAGATGTAGATATCTGCAGCTTCCCATACAGCTACCATATCTTCAGTTTTTAAGTTTAAAGCTATCTTTATTTTTCTAAGGATTTGGTTATTGATATTATTAGAAGTCATTACCTCTGGTTTTCTTGGAGTTTCTCCAGGTTTTACCTCTTGTCTTCCTCTTTTTTGGACTATAACACCGTCAAAAAACATCCCCAGTAATTTATTGTTACACTTTACAAAACCTTCCTCTTCATCTTTTTTCAAAAGATTAAGAACTCCCTCTTTATCTATGATATGTCCTGATTCTTTAAATGCATCTATTACCTCTTTATCACTCATATCCAAAGCGTATCTAAATCTACGTAGTACATCGTTATTATTCATAAAATCCTCCTGATTTTTTATTATTACTAAGGTCCATTTTACCATAGATATCATAAATATGAAAATATTATTTTTTAGCCATTGAGAGACAATGAATAGAGGAAAATTTATATTTTTGCCAATAGATAGGTAAAGACACAAGATTATCAGAATTCTAAGATGAGGTGGGAACTATGAATGAGACTACTTATAATCAAAGTGATATTGAAAATAAAAATATTAAATTAGAGATAAACATGAAGTTAAGGGATGTACGTCTCCTTTCGAGATATTTAGAGGATGAATTGATTGTGGGAATAGGAAGTATCCTGAGTCAATTAGAAGATTCTGAGGCTGATAAAAATAATCTGGAACATGAACAGATGACCGCTTTTTATAACGGCGTTTATGATATTTTTAATGAAATGGCTGAAGTAGTTTACAGGGGGATGGTTGAAAAGGAAAAAAGTATAATAGACGAACTTAAACAACATGGAATTTCAGTAGAAGGAGTAATTGCCATTCTGGCCAGAGAACCAAATGATGAAGAGAGGATCGCTAATATATATGAGGCTGTAGATGATTTAGAGCTTGAAAAGAAGGAAGCTGAAAATTTAAAAAAACTTCTCCCTCCTATCACCGAAAAGATTATAGATAAGTTGGAGATGGATATAAGGAGTCTGTATATGCCCCTGGTCATAAAGTTTGTCTCCTTTCTCAGCGATACCACAAGAAGTTATACTAAGCCTATAAATGAAGCAATTTTTTCAGAGAGCGCATTGGAGGAACTCCTGGATTTAGACCTGGAGGCTTTGGATATATTTTTGACTAAACTTACCAAAATAAGGGTGAAACTAGGAGATGTTGAAGGATTTATCATAGATGATTTTACCATCTATAATAACACGACCCTTATAGTTCACTACCCTATATTTATTACTAATCCGAAAGAATTTCAAAGACATTTTTCCAGCCTGGATTCCAAAGACATAGAGGTAAGTTTCGAGGCGTGAGTGAAAAGTAAAAAAAGAGATGCAATGCATCTCTTTTTTTAGTCCTCTTTAGTCCTCTATTCTCTGTGGGATTATCCACTCACTGTCCTTGCCTTGAGTATAGTTTCCTATAAACTCCTCTTTAAAGGCTATGAACCTTTTATCTATGATGGCATCTCTTGCACCATTCATCATCTTTATTAAGAAATAAAGGTTATGATAAGTAGCTAATTTCTGCCCTAACATCTCATTGGCTTTAAATAGATGTCTGATATAACCCCTGGTATAATTTTTACATACATAGCAGTCACAGTCTTCATCCAGTGGTCTGGGATCAAGGGAATATTTGGCATTTTTGATAACTAATCTTCCGTATTTTGTAAATGTAGTCCCATGTCTACCAATTCTAGATGGCTGTACACAGTCCATCATATCTACACCGTGTTCTACAGCTTCTAACATGTCAAGAGGCTCTCCTACACCCATTAGGTATCTAGGCTTATGCTCAGGAAGTTTAGGAGTTATATAATCTAATATTCTATACATATCTTCACGGGGTTCACCTACAGCCAATCCACCTATAGCATACCCGGAAAAGCTTTCGTCCATCTCCATCAATTCATTCATACTCTTATCTCTCAGATCTTCATATATCCCGCCCTGAACTATTGCAAATAAACCTTGATCATCGGGTCTTTTATGAGCAGTTACACATCTTTTAGCCCATCTGGTAGTTCTTTCAATTGAAGGTATTAAGTATTCTCTAGAAGACTGACCGGGAGGACATTCGTCAAATAACATAACGATATCTGCTCCTAAATTATTTTGAATATCTATAGATTTTTCAGGGGAAATAAATCTTTTAGATCCGTCAATATGAGATCTAAAGTATACTCCTTCCTCCTTTATCTTTCTGATAGCTCCCAGACTAAATACTTGGAAACCACCACTGTCTGTCAATATAGGGTGGGACCAGTTCATAAATTTGTGTAATCCTCCAAATTTAGCAACTACATCGTCACCTGGTCTAAGGAACAGGTGGTAGGTATTTCCTAAGATAATATCTGCACCTAACTCTCTAACTTCTTCGGGATTCATTGTTTTTACAGTTGCCTGTGTTCCTACCGGCATAAATACCGGAGTTTTTATATCTCCATGGGGAGTAGTTATAACCCCTGCTCTTGCCTTTCCATCTCTATGGGATAATTCATAATTTACTGGTAATTTGTTCATCTTATACTCCTTTTTATCTCCCCTATCACAATTTTTTAATAGAAGGGGTTCTTAATTGTTTTGATTTCTCCTGATTTCTATTACATCTTTTAAATTTACAATATGATTGATTAATTTTTCATAGTCTCTCTTTTCGTTGATATCTATAGTGATCTCGATAACTGAAAGTCTTTCCGCTCCGTTTTTAATATGGCCGGAGTTTACTCCTTCCAGGTCTATCTTATGATCAGCTATAATTTTTACAATTTCCAAGAGGATATTAGCCCTGTCTGTGGTGACTATGGTAAATTTAAACCTGTATTTGTTGATCTTTCTGCCTATAATTTCATCATCCCATCCGACACCTATCTCTCTGTTGGGATCACGGGCAATCAAATTCATATAGTTTTTACAGTCTAATCTATGGATGCCGATATCTCCATAGGTAGTTATATATCCACCAATCTCATCTCCTGGGAGAGGAGTGCAGCATTTGGCAAATCGAACAATAGTATTATCAAGACCATCTATTATAACACCATAATCATTTTTTTTCCGACTTTTTCTTTTAGGAGTTTCTTTTTGATAATTTTCTATGAGTTCCAGGTCTATTTTTTCATCTTTTTTTATCAATCTTTCTGCAAGAAGGGCTGCATTCAATCTTTTATCGGTTATCTTAATCAGCAGTTCATTGAAATTATTGATAGTATTTTTAATTAAATATTTCTTCATTTCAGGGCTGTTTTCAATCTGTTTTAGAGAAGATCCGACCTTAAGTAATTCTTTTTCAAAGATCTCCTTTCCTATTTTTAGATTTTCATCAAAGTTTTTTTCTCTTATCCACCTTCTGATCTTACTTTTAGCACTCTGGGTGGCGACTATATTTAACCAGTCTCTCCCAGGTCCCTTGGAGATATTAGAGGTTATGATATCGATCCTGTCTCCGTTTTGTAACTTATAATCGATTGGGACAATCTTATCATTGGCTTTGGCTCCTATACACTTATACCCCACCTCTGTATGGATATGAAATGCAAAGTCTAACGGGGTAGAACCCTTGGATAGTTCGATAACATCTCCTTTAGGAGAGAAAACAAACACTGTTTCATTGAGTATATCCCCTGTGACAGTCTCGATAAATTCTTCAGATGTATCGGCTTCACTCTGCCATTCCAATATCTTTCTAAGCCATGAATAAACATTATCTGCCTTGGAGTTTTTTCTTTTTTCCTTATAGTTCCAGTGTGCTGCTATTCCATCTTCTGCAATAGCGTGCATATCTTTAGTTCTTATCTGCACCTCGATAAATTTCCCCAGGGGACCTACCAGGGTAGTATGGATCGATTGATAACCATTGGATTTAGGGACTGCTATATAGTCTTTGAACCTCCCAGGGACAGGCTTCCAATGACTATGCAGCATTCCTAAGATATTGTAGCACTCTCCTTCTGTGTCCACCAACACCCTTACAGCTGTGAGGTCGTAGAGTTCATCAAAACTTTTCTTTTTCTCATACATTTTTTTATAGATACTATAAAAATGTTTAACCCGCCCAGAAACTATCCCATCTATATTGGTTTCACGGATAATTTTTTTCATATTTCTTAAGATAGCACTGGTATATTCTTCCCTTTCAACCCTTTTATTGTTAACCATTTTCACTAATTTTCTATAGATCTCAGGTTCCAGATAATACAGGCATAGATCTTCTAACTCCCATTTTATCTTTGCCATTCCAATTCTATGAGCTAAGGGTGCAAAGATATCCAGTGTTTCCCTTGCAATTCTCTCCTGTTTATAAGCGGGCATATATTTTAGTGTACGCATATTATGCAGTCTATCAGCTAATTTAATGATAACAACCCTTACATCACTAGCCATAGCTACGATCATCTTTCTGATGTTTTCAGGCTGCTTATTGCTGCCTACAGGCAGATTTGTAAGTTTAGTTACCCCGTCCACTAGTTTAGCTACTTCAGAACCGAAATTATATTCGATATCTTGTATAGTGGTCATGGTATCTTCTACAATATCGTGCAGAAATCCAGCGGTAATGGTTTCAGCATCCATCTTCATATTAATGAGAATTTTAGAGACCTCTACAGGATGAACAATATATTCCTCCCCTGATTTCCGGTACTGCCCCACATGGGATTCCCTGGCAAATTCATAGGCAGAGAAGATCATATCCTCGTTTATCTTTAAATTATTTTTTTTAAGTTCTTCAGCGATATTTGATTTATATTCCATAAAATTCCTTCCTTAAAAATTTTTTAAATAAATATAGTTAATCCAAGTACTAATAAGAAAGCGACACCAAGTGTCGCTTTCTTATTAATACTTGAGCAATGTCATGATATCATAACCTGCTAAATTTTCTCTGCCATTTAGATCCTCTAATTCGATAAGAAATGCCATTCCAGCAACAATTCCGCCTAAATCTTCTATTATCTTTATAGTAGCTTCAACTGTTCCCCCAGTAGCCAATAGATCGTCAACGATAAGCACCCTTTGACCAGGTTTTATAGAATCATTATGCATACATAGTGTATTAGTTCCATATTCTAAATCATATTCATATTCCACTGTTTCTCTGGGAAGTTTTCCGGGTTTTCTTACCGGTGCAAATCCTACCTCTAAAGCATAAGATACCGGGCATCCAAAGATAAATCCTCTGGCTTCAGGACCTACTACCAGGTCGATCTTTTTTTCTTTGGCATACTCTACTATCTCATCTGTTGCTTTTTTAAAAGCCTTTCCATTTGCCAGTAAAGGCGTTATATCTCTAAATTTTATCCCTTCTTTTGGATAATCTTCCACAAGTGCTATATAGTTCTTCAAATTCATTTTTCTTTCTCCCTTATTTTTTCTTTTAATTTTTTCTTCGTGCTATTCGTGACTAAGTCTTAGTTATCTTTATTCCCATCTATTCCCCAGATACTTTATACCGGTGTTTCCATTCTCAAAATATTCTTTTAACTCTTTTTTTGTATTTGGATGGAGTATAATATTCTCTAAGTCTGATTTTTTTATGTATTCCACACCTATTAAATTACTGCCATCTAATCCAACCTGCAGGTCTCCGCTTATATAGGAAACTTTAAAATAGATATTTACAATGTGACGGCCGCCATTAGGAGCTATTCCTTCAGATATAAAGATCATATCTCCTACTTCTACATCGAGGCTGCACTCTTCCATAAACTCCCTTTTAAGAGCAGTCCTAAAGTCTTCACCGTGATCTACCCCGCCCCCTGGGAGGAGGTAGTATTCACACTTATTTTTTACATGTTTAACTAAAAGTAATTCATCATTCTTTTCTAAGATTCCACAAACTCTAATTCTGATATTCTTCACTGTCTAAATCACTCACCTTCTCAATTATTTTTTGATATTTTTTAACATCTGCAGGCTTGTTATTATGGACGGCTATTTCTTTTTTCAAATTTAAAACATCCAAATCATATTTATAGGCATCTGTTAATAATTTTAGGTATAGTTCAGTATCATTTATTTTGCCCATTTCAAAACTTCGTTTAGCGACCTCCAATATTACACGGTTATTTTTTTCCCTTGCAATATATGTTTTTAAAGCTTTTAAAGCCCCATCATAATCATTAAAAACATCGATCAGAAATCTGGAATATGTGATCACTGCATCTGGATCATTTTTTTGAACTTCATATACTTTATAGATAAATGGATAGATCTCATTGGTTCTGTTTGTTTTTTGTAAAATTTCTACATATTTGCCTACAAAGGTATAGTCCTCGATTTTTATTAAATTTAGAACTTTGGTAAATTCAAGATAAGCATCTTCATATTTTTTTTCATCATAGGCGATATATCCCTTTAACAGATATATTTTATAATCTATACTGTCCGATGAAATTTGTGACAGATAGTACCTGCTTTCCCTTAATTTTCCCATTTTATAGGACAAAATAGCCATATTGGATAATGTTATCTGATCCTTAGGATCTAATTTTATAGCTTCTAAATAGTATTTTTCAGCTGTCCCATAATCACCTAATTGAGCATAGGCTAATCCCATCTCCCTAAGGAGAATAGGATCTTTTTTGTCAATCTCATAAAAATATTTATATTCATCTATGGCTTTGGTATAATTACCACTTTTACTATAATTCATCCCTCTGATTAGATGATGTTCCTTATTTTTCTTCTGATCTGCCGAGGTACAGCCCATAAGCAGAAGCAAACCTATCACTAATAATATTTTTTTCATATAATACCCCTAATTTTCTAATTTTTATTGATCTTTGGAACTATTGCTCCGCCAGAAATTATTAATTTAACAGCATCTTCAATCTTGATATCTAATTCCCTGACACTATCTGCTTCTACCATTATAAACATTCCGGAAGTAGGATTAGGAGAGGTAGGTATAAATATATTGAGCAATTTTTTCCCTCCTAAAATATCTTCAAAAAGTTTATTTTCTCTGTTGGTTAAAAATCCCAGACTATAGATCCCCTTCCTGGGATACTCTATCATAACTACTTTTTGATAAGCCT from Psychrilyobacter piezotolerans carries:
- a CDS encoding adenine phosphoribosyltransferase, which codes for MNLKNYIALVEDYPKEGIKFRDITPLLANGKAFKKATDEIVEYAKEKKIDLVVGPEARGFIFGCPVSYALEVGFAPVRKPGKLPRETVEYEYDLEYGTNTLCMHNDSIKPGQRVLIVDDLLATGGTVEATIKIIEDLGGIVAGMAFLIELEDLNGRENLAGYDIMTLLKY
- the tgt gene encoding tRNA guanosine(34) transglycosylase Tgt, whose protein sequence is MNKLPVNYELSHRDGKARAGVITTPHGDIKTPVFMPVGTQATVKTMNPEEVRELGADIILGNTYHLFLRPGDDVVAKFGGLHKFMNWSHPILTDSGGFQVFSLGAIRKIKEEGVYFRSHIDGSKRFISPEKSIDIQNNLGADIVMLFDECPPGQSSREYLIPSIERTTRWAKRCVTAHKRPDDQGLFAIVQGGIYEDLRDKSMNELMEMDESFSGYAIGGLAVGEPREDMYRILDYITPKLPEHKPRYLMGVGEPLDMLEAVEHGVDMMDCVQPSRIGRHGTTFTKYGRLVIKNAKYSLDPRPLDEDCDCYVCKNYTRGYIRHLFKANEMLGQKLATYHNLYFLIKMMNGARDAIIDKRFIAFKEEFIGNYTQGKDSEWIIPQRIED
- a CDS encoding RelA/SpoT family protein — encoded protein: MEYKSNIAEELKKNNLKINEDMIFSAYEFARESHVGQYRKSGEEYIVHPVEVSKILINMKMDAETITAGFLHDIVEDTMTTIQDIEYNFGSEVAKLVDGVTKLTNLPVGSNKQPENIRKMIVAMASDVRVVIIKLADRLHNMRTLKYMPAYKQERIARETLDIFAPLAHRIGMAKIKWELEDLCLYYLEPEIYRKLVKMVNNKRVEREEYTSAILRNMKKIIRETNIDGIVSGRVKHFYSIYKKMYEKKKSFDELYDLTAVRVLVDTEGECYNILGMLHSHWKPVPGRFKDYIAVPKSNGYQSIHTTLVGPLGKFIEVQIRTKDMHAIAEDGIAAHWNYKEKRKNSKADNVYSWLRKILEWQSEADTSEEFIETVTGDILNETVFVFSPKGDVIELSKGSTPLDFAFHIHTEVGYKCIGAKANDKIVPIDYKLQNGDRIDIITSNISKGPGRDWLNIVATQSAKSKIRRWIREKNFDENLKIGKEIFEKELLKVGSSLKQIENSPEMKKYLIKNTINNFNELLIKITDKRLNAALLAERLIKKDEKIDLELIENYQKETPKRKSRKKNDYGVIIDGLDNTIVRFAKCCTPLPGDEIGGYITTYGDIGIHRLDCKNYMNLIARDPNREIGVGWDDEIIGRKINKYRFKFTIVTTDRANILLEIVKIIADHKIDLEGVNSGHIKNGAERLSVIEITIDINEKRDYEKLINHIVNLKDVIEIRRNQNN
- a CDS encoding NUDIX domain-containing protein → MKNIRIRVCGILEKNDELLLVKHVKNKCEYYLLPGGGVDHGEDFRTALKREFMEECSLDVEVGDMIFISEGIAPNGGRHIVNIYFKVSYISGDLQVGLDGSNLIGVEYIKKSDLENIILHPNTKKELKEYFENGNTGIKYLGNRWE
- a CDS encoding endonuclease domain-containing protein, with the protein product MEIINLKKAKLTKTKTKKNFTEEEKMIWNFIKDRKLYNVKFKKETEIGKYIFNFYSPEIEFGIEIDDSNHTKKYEKTREEYLDSIGVIGLRFTSSEIKNNLEETLNKIEAAVSGLKG
- a CDS encoding tetratricopeptide repeat protein — protein: MKKILLVIGLLLLMGCTSADQKKNKEHHLIRGMNYSKSGNYTKAIDEYKYFYEIDKKDPILLREMGLAYAQLGDYGTAEKYYLEAIKLDPKDQITLSNMAILSYKMGKLRESRYYLSQISSDSIDYKIYLLKGYIAYDEKKYEDAYLEFTKVLNLIKIEDYTFVGKYVEILQKTNRTNEIYPFIYKVYEVQKNDPDAVITYSRFLIDVFNDYDGALKALKTYIAREKNNRVILEVAKRSFEMGKINDTELYLKLLTDAYKYDLDVLNLKKEIAVHNNKPADVKKYQKIIEKVSDLDSEEYQN
- a CDS encoding DUF1456 family protein, giving the protein MNNNDVLRRFRYALDMSDKEVIDAFKESGHIIDKEGVLNLLKKDEEEGFVKCNNKLLGMFFDGVIVQKRGRQEVKPGETPRKPEVMTSNNINNQILRKIKIALNLKTEDMVAVWEAADIYISNSDVTALFRKKGQKNYKECLDKFLRTFLKGLAVKYRK